In a genomic window of Telopea speciosissima isolate NSW1024214 ecotype Mountain lineage chromosome 5, Tspe_v1, whole genome shotgun sequence:
- the LOC122661270 gene encoding translocase of chloroplast 120, chloroplastic-like isoform X1 produces the protein MENGVAIDGKPHIGDTMAVEDGTSHPKVEDRSVHGFHESKDSEGDVYMEAPEEIRTQESPLKLGAEQIINGEVRVDKTGYSGSLGVNGISNGDHGTEIFEEAIEHPSNECNESIYEVGVADGPASMEDKAKEVVAVESNGLDDAGSVGIAEAVVNLGNDHTHEGEQRVTVEKMTEDLVSMKPVDEIKSAGETGNVEFNGNEVLLVQSNGFDGGTLVGNEVLVQSNELREFTDIVADRGIELSMNSRQAEGRNDAVPEKSKNGVLAKVSLGESPVVHEKADVNVEQVESDVIEPSQGNEPDELIVYQDSESVELKESSTKPNGDQRDHQSVQLKNSSSDRSLKESDVIEPSQGNEPDELIVHQNSENTELKEPLANQDGEHEDHQSVQLKNSSSEQDHTLEESDVIEPSQGNGPIELIVHQDGESAELKEPSANQDEEHQDHQSVQLKNSSSEQDCSLKESDVIEPSQGNEPDELIAHQDGESAEFKELSANQDGEHQDHQSVQLKNASFEQDRSLKESDVIEPSQGNEPIELIVHQDNESAEFKEPSENQDGEHQDHQIVQLKNSSSEQDPFLKVSDVIEPSQGNESVELIAHQDGESAELKEPLVNLDGEHQDHQSVQLKKSSSEQDPSLKVSDVIEPSQGNEPIELVAHQDSESAELKEPTANLDGEHQDHHSVQLENSSAKQDPSLKAVGSLEVEIPLSAEESGTVKDDADEPKAKDLQDYRPLLADRNIREGSSSHTKVEKPAVQETQKVENRGPGIQSAQNIGSSAGNSTNPALALPPRPAGLGSAPLLGAAHRALQQPRANESIPQRQTQLVEDPMNGEAEENDDEAREKLQMIRVKFLRLAHRLGQTPHNVVVAQVLYRLGLAEQLQGGNTTRAGAFSFDRASAMAEQLEAAGQEPLDFSCTIMVIGKTGVGKSATVNSIFDEVKFSTNAFNMGTKKVQDVVGTVQGIKVRVIDTPGLLPSWSDQRHNEKVLHSVKRFIKNTPPDIVLYLDRLDMQSRDFGDMPLLRTITEIFGPSIWFNAIVVLTHAASAPPDGPTGTASSYETFVTQRSHMVQQAIRQAAGDMRLMNPVSLVENHSACRTNRAGQRVLPNGQVWKPHLLLLSFASKILAEANTLLKLQDSPPGKPFATRSRVPPLPFLLSSLLQSRPQLKLPEEQFGSDEDALDEDSDEASDSDEESEYDELPPFKRLTKAQLAKLSKAQRKAYFDELEYREKLFMKKQLKEERKRRKLLKKMAAFAKDLPNEYNESAEEESGGAASVPVPMPDLSLPSSFDSDNPTHRYRFLDSSNQWLVRPVLDTHGWDHDVGYEGINVERLFVIKEKIPLSFSGQVTKDKKEANIQMELASSVKHGEGKATSLGFDMQTLGKDMSYTLRSETSFSNFRHNKTAAGLSVTLLGDALSAGVKVEDKLIVNKRFRLVLTGGAMTGRGDVAYGGSLEATLRDKDYPLGRTLSTLGLSIMDWHGDLAIGCNVQSQLPLGRASNVIARANLNNRGAGQVSIRLNSSEQLQIALIGLIPLLRKLVGYSQLHFGQ, from the coding sequence ATGGAAAATGGAGTTGCAATCGATGGTAAACCTCATATTGGAGATACCATGGCAGTCGAAGATGGGACTTCTCATCCTAAAGTAGAAGATAGGAGTGTTCATGGGTTTCATGAATCGAAAGATTCTGAAGGGGATGTTTATATGGAGGCTCCAGAAGAAATTCGTACGCAGGAGTCGCCTTTAAAGCTTGGTGCGGAGCAAATTATCAATGGGGAGGTACGTGTAGACAAGACTGGATATTCTGGTTCTTTGGGAGTTAATGGAATTTCTAACGGAGACCATGGGactgaaatttttgaagaggCTATCGAGCATCCAAGCAATGAATGTAACGAATCTATTTATGAGGTTGGAGTTGCTGATGGACCTGCCAGTATGGAAGATAAGGCCAAGGAAGTTGTGGCAGTTGAATCAAATGGGTTGGATGATGCTGGTTCAGTCGGTATTGCAGAAGCTGTTGTCAATCTTGGTAATGATCACACTCATGAAGGGGAACAACGGGTCACTGTTGAGAAGATGACCGAAGATTTGGTTTCCATGAAGCCTGTTGATGAGATTAAGTCGGCAGGTGAAACTGGCAATGTGGAATTTAATGGCAATGAAGTGCTGCTGGTGCAATCAAATGGGTTTGACGGCGGTACTTTGGTTGGTAATGAAGTGCTGGTGCAATCAAATGAGTTGAGGGAGTTTACTGACATTGTGGCTGATAGAGGTATAGAGCTTTCAATGAATAGCAGACAGGCAGAGGGGAGGAATGATGCAGTTCCTGAAAAATCTAAAAATGGGGTTTTGGCTAAGGTTAGCTTGGGGGAATCACCCGTCGTTCATGAAAAAGCAGATGTGAATGTCGAGCAGGTAGAGTCTGATGTGATTGAACCTTCTCAAGGAAATGAACCTGATGAACTGATTGTTTATCAAGACAGTGAGAGTGTCGAGTTAAAGGAATCTTCAACAAAACCGAATGGGGATCAACGAGATCACCAGAGTGTGCAATTGAAGAATTCTTCATCAGATCGTTCCCTCAAGGAATCTGATGTGATTGAGCCTTCTCAAGGGAATGAACCTGATGAACTGATTGTCCATCAAAACAGTGAGAATACGGAGTTGAAGGAACCTTTGGCGAATCAGGATGGGGAACACGAAGATCACCAGAGTGTGCAATTGAAGAATTCTTCTTCTGAACAAGATCACACCCTTGAGGAGTCTGATGTGATTGAGCCTTCTCAAGGAAATGGACCTATTGAACTGATTGTCCATCAAGACGGTGAGAGTGCTGAGTTAAAGGAACCTTCAGCGAACCAGGatgaggaacaccaagatcaCCAGAGTGTGCAATTGAAGAATTCCTCATCTGAACAAGATTGTTCCCTCAAGGAGTCCGATGTGATTGAGCCTTCTCAAGGAAATGAACCTGATGAACTTATTGCCCATCAAGACGGTGAGAGTGCGGAGTTCAAGGAACTTTCGGCGAACCAGgatggggaacaccaagatcacCAGAGTGTGCAATTGAAGAATGCCTCATTTGAACAAGATCGTTCCCTCAAGGAGTCCGATGTGATTGAGCCTTCTCAAGGAAATGAACCTATTGAATTGATTGTCCATCAAGACAATGAGTCTGCAGAGTTCAAGGAACCTTCGGAGAACCAGGATGGTGAACACCAAGATCACCAGATTGTGCAATTGAAGAATTCCTCATCTGAACAAGATCCTTTCCTGAAGGTTTCTGATGTGATTGAGCCTTCTCAAGGAAATGAATCTGTTGAACTGATTGCCCATCAAGACGGTGAGAGTGCTGAGTTAAAGGAACCTTTGGTGAACCTGgatggggaacaccaagatcacCAAAGTGTGCAATTGAAGAAATCTTCATCTGAACAAGATCCTTCCCTCAAGGTATCTGATGTTATTGAGCCTTCTCAAGGAAACGAACCTATTGAACTGGTAGCCCATCAAGACAGTGAGAGTGCAGAGTTGAAGGAACCTACGGCGAACCTGGATGGGGAGCACCAAGATCACCATAGTGTGCAATTGGAGAATTCTTCAGCCAAACAAGATCCTTCCCTCAAGGCGGTTGGGTCTCTAGAAGTTGAAATCCCTTTGTCTGCAGAAGAATCTGGTACTGTTAAAGATGATGCAGATGAACCAAAGGCTAAAGATTTACAAGATTATCGGCCTCTGCTTGCTGACAGAAATATCAGAGAAGGTTCATCTAGCCATACCAAGGTGGAGAAGCCTGCTGTGCAGGAAACACAAAAAGTTGAGAACAGAGGACCAGGAATTCAGTCTGCTCAAAATATTGGTTCATCAGCTGGAAATTCCACAAATCCTGCTCTTGCTCTTCCACCTCGTCCTGCTGGTCTTGGGAGTGCTCCACTGTTGGGAGCTGCTCATCGTGCACTGCAACAGCCTCGAGCAAATGAATCTATACCTCAGCGGCAAACTCAACTCGTTGAAGACCCTATGAATGGGGAGGCTGAGGAGAATGATGATGAAGCCCGTGAAAAACTCCAGATGATCAGGGTAAAGTTCCTGCGTCTTGCTCATAGGCTTGGCCAGACTCCCCATAATGTTGTTGTTGCTCAGGTCCTGTACAGGCTAGGGTTAGCAGAACAGCTGCAAGGGGGAAACACAACTCGTGCTGGTGCCTTTAGCTTTGACAGAGCAAGTGCAATGGCTGAGCAACTTGAGGCAGCTGGGCAGGAACCCCTTGATTTTTCTTGCACAATCATGGTTATTGGAAAGACAGGAGTTGGTAAAAGTGCAACTGTCAATTCAATATTTGATGAAGTCAAGTTCAGCACTAATGCATTCAACATGGGCACTAAGAAGGTTCAGGACGTGGTGGGAACCGTTCAGGGGATCAAGGTGCGGGTGATTGATACGCCTGGCCTCCTACCTTCCTGGTCAGATCAACGTCATAACGAGAAGGTCCTCCATTCTGTTAAGCGTTTCATAAAAAACACACCTCCAGATATTGTTTTGTATCTTGATAGACTGGACATGCAAAGCAGGGATTTTGGTGATATGCCATTGCTGCGAACAATTACAGAGATATTCGGACCATCTATTTGGTTCAATGCGATTGTAGTTCTGACTCATGCTGCTTCTGCACCTCCTGATGGTCCAACTGGCACTGCTTCAAGTTATGAGACTTTTGTAACTCAGCGGTCCCATATGGTTCAGCAAGCCATTCGTCAAGCGGCAGGGGACATGCGACTCATGAACCCTGTTTCATTAGTGGAGAATCACTCTGCATGCAGAACAAACAGGGCTGGGCAGAGAGTCTTGCCAAATGGCCAAGTCTGGAAGCCTCATTTGTTATTGCTCTCCTTTGCATCAAAGATTCTGGCTGAGGCAAACACTCTTCTAAAGCTGCAAGATAGTCCACCAGGAAAACCTTTTGCGACTCGATCTAGGGTACCTCCTTTGCCATTTCTCTTGTCATCTCTTCTCCAATCAAGGCCTCAGTTAAAACTGCCTGAGGAACAATTTGGCAGTGATGAGGATGCTCTTGATGAGGACTCGGATGAGGCATCAGATTCAGATGAAGAGTCGGAATATGATGAATTGCCTCCATTCAAGCGTTTGACCAAGGCTCAACTGGCAAAGTTGAGTAAGGCACAGAGGAAAGCTTATTTTGATGAGCTAGAATATAGGGAGAAGCTTTTTATGAAGAAACAGctgaaggaggagagaaagcGGCGTAAATTATTGAAGAAAATGGCAGCTTTTGCTAAGGATTTGCCAAATGAGTACAATGAGAGTGCTGAAGAAGAAAGTGGTGGAGCTGCATCTGTGCCAGTTCCAATGCCTGATTTGTCCCTGCCGTCTTCATTTGATTCCGACAATCCCACTCACAGATACCGCTTTCTAGATTCCTCAAACCAGTGGCTTGTGAGGCCAGTTCTAGATACTCATGGCTGGGATCATGATGTTGGCTATGAGGGTATAAATGTAGAGAGATTATTTGTGATTAAAGAGAAAATACCCTTGTCCTTTTCTGGTCAGGTTACGAAGGATAAGAAAGAGGCTAACATCCAGATGGAATTAGCTAGTTCTGTCAAGCATGGGGAAGGGAAAGCAACTTCATTAGGTTTTGACATGCAGACTCTTGGGAAGGACATGTCATATACTTTACGCAGTGAGACGAGTTTTAGCAACTTCAGACACAATAAGACAGCAGCCGGTCTCTCAGTTACTCTCTTGGGTGATGCCTTATCAGCAGGAgtgaaggttgaagacaaatTGATTGTTAACAAACGGTTCCGGTTGGTTTTGACTGGGGGTGCAATGACTGGTCGTGGTGATGTAGCATATGGAGGCAGTTTGGAGGCAACCTTGAGAGATAAGGACTATCCTTTGGGTCGTACGTTATCGACTCTTGGGCTATCTATTATGGACTGGCATGGAGATCTTGCAATTGGATGCAATGTACAGTCTCAACTACCACTGGGACGTGCTTCAAATGTGATTGCTCGGGCAAATTTGAATAACAGGGGGGCTGGACAAGTTAGTATTCGTTTGAATAGTTCAGAACAGCTTCAGATAGCTTTGATCGGTCTAATACCCCTATTAAGAAAGCTAGTTGGTTATTCCCAACTGCATTTTGGACAATGA
- the LOC122661270 gene encoding translocase of chloroplast 120, chloroplastic-like isoform X2, which yields MENGVAIDGKPHIGDTMAVEDGTSHPKVEDRSVHGFHESKDSEGDVYMEAPEEIRTQESPLKLGAEQIINGEVRVDKTGYSGSLGVNGISNGDHGTEIFEEAIEHPSNECNESIYEVGVADGPASMEDKAKEVVAVESNGLDDAGSVGIAEAVVNLGNDHTHEGEQRVTVEKMTEDLVSMKPVDEIKSAGETGNVEFNGNEVLLVQSNGFDGGTLVGNEVLVQSNELREFTDIVADRGIELSMNSRQAEGRNDAVPEKSKNGVLAKVSLGESPVVHEKADVNVEQVESDVIEPSQGNEPDELIVYQDSESVELKESSTKPNGDQRDHQSVQLKNSSSDRSLKESDVIEPSQGNEPDELIVHQNSENTELKEPLANQDGEHEDHQSVQLKNSSSEQDHTLEESDVIEPSQGNGPIELIVHQDGESAELKEPSANQDEEHQDHQSVQLKNSSSEQDCSLKESDVIEPSQGNEPDELIAHQDGESAEFKELSANQDGEHQDHQSVQLKNASFEQDRSLKESDVIEPSQGNEPIELIVHQDNESAEFKEPSENQDGEHQDHQIVQLKNSSSEQDPFLKVSDVIEPSQGNESVELIAHQDGESAELKEPLVNLDGEHQDHQSVQLKKSSSEQDPSLKAVGSLEVEIPLSAEESGTVKDDADEPKAKDLQDYRPLLADRNIREGSSSHTKVEKPAVQETQKVENRGPGIQSAQNIGSSAGNSTNPALALPPRPAGLGSAPLLGAAHRALQQPRANESIPQRQTQLVEDPMNGEAEENDDEAREKLQMIRVKFLRLAHRLGQTPHNVVVAQVLYRLGLAEQLQGGNTTRAGAFSFDRASAMAEQLEAAGQEPLDFSCTIMVIGKTGVGKSATVNSIFDEVKFSTNAFNMGTKKVQDVVGTVQGIKVRVIDTPGLLPSWSDQRHNEKVLHSVKRFIKNTPPDIVLYLDRLDMQSRDFGDMPLLRTITEIFGPSIWFNAIVVLTHAASAPPDGPTGTASSYETFVTQRSHMVQQAIRQAAGDMRLMNPVSLVENHSACRTNRAGQRVLPNGQVWKPHLLLLSFASKILAEANTLLKLQDSPPGKPFATRSRVPPLPFLLSSLLQSRPQLKLPEEQFGSDEDALDEDSDEASDSDEESEYDELPPFKRLTKAQLAKLSKAQRKAYFDELEYREKLFMKKQLKEERKRRKLLKKMAAFAKDLPNEYNESAEEESGGAASVPVPMPDLSLPSSFDSDNPTHRYRFLDSSNQWLVRPVLDTHGWDHDVGYEGINVERLFVIKEKIPLSFSGQVTKDKKEANIQMELASSVKHGEGKATSLGFDMQTLGKDMSYTLRSETSFSNFRHNKTAAGLSVTLLGDALSAGVKVEDKLIVNKRFRLVLTGGAMTGRGDVAYGGSLEATLRDKDYPLGRTLSTLGLSIMDWHGDLAIGCNVQSQLPLGRASNVIARANLNNRGAGQVSIRLNSSEQLQIALIGLIPLLRKLVGYSQLHFGQ from the exons ATGGAAAATGGAGTTGCAATCGATGGTAAACCTCATATTGGAGATACCATGGCAGTCGAAGATGGGACTTCTCATCCTAAAGTAGAAGATAGGAGTGTTCATGGGTTTCATGAATCGAAAGATTCTGAAGGGGATGTTTATATGGAGGCTCCAGAAGAAATTCGTACGCAGGAGTCGCCTTTAAAGCTTGGTGCGGAGCAAATTATCAATGGGGAGGTACGTGTAGACAAGACTGGATATTCTGGTTCTTTGGGAGTTAATGGAATTTCTAACGGAGACCATGGGactgaaatttttgaagaggCTATCGAGCATCCAAGCAATGAATGTAACGAATCTATTTATGAGGTTGGAGTTGCTGATGGACCTGCCAGTATGGAAGATAAGGCCAAGGAAGTTGTGGCAGTTGAATCAAATGGGTTGGATGATGCTGGTTCAGTCGGTATTGCAGAAGCTGTTGTCAATCTTGGTAATGATCACACTCATGAAGGGGAACAACGGGTCACTGTTGAGAAGATGACCGAAGATTTGGTTTCCATGAAGCCTGTTGATGAGATTAAGTCGGCAGGTGAAACTGGCAATGTGGAATTTAATGGCAATGAAGTGCTGCTGGTGCAATCAAATGGGTTTGACGGCGGTACTTTGGTTGGTAATGAAGTGCTGGTGCAATCAAATGAGTTGAGGGAGTTTACTGACATTGTGGCTGATAGAGGTATAGAGCTTTCAATGAATAGCAGACAGGCAGAGGGGAGGAATGATGCAGTTCCTGAAAAATCTAAAAATGGGGTTTTGGCTAAGGTTAGCTTGGGGGAATCACCCGTCGTTCATGAAAAAGCAGATGTGAATGTCGAGCAGGTAGAGTCTGATGTGATTGAACCTTCTCAAGGAAATGAACCTGATGAACTGATTGTTTATCAAGACAGTGAGAGTGTCGAGTTAAAGGAATCTTCAACAAAACCGAATGGGGATCAACGAGATCACCAGAGTGTGCAATTGAAGAATTCTTCATCAGATCGTTCCCTCAAGGAATCTGATGTGATTGAGCCTTCTCAAGGGAATGAACCTGATGAACTGATTGTCCATCAAAACAGTGAGAATACGGAGTTGAAGGAACCTTTGGCGAATCAGGATGGGGAACACGAAGATCACCAGAGTGTGCAATTGAAGAATTCTTCTTCTGAACAAGATCACACCCTTGAGGAGTCTGATGTGATTGAGCCTTCTCAAGGAAATGGACCTATTGAACTGATTGTCCATCAAGACGGTGAGAGTGCTGAGTTAAAGGAACCTTCAGCGAACCAGGatgaggaacaccaagatcaCCAGAGTGTGCAATTGAAGAATTCCTCATCTGAACAAGATTGTTCCCTCAAGGAGTCCGATGTGATTGAGCCTTCTCAAGGAAATGAACCTGATGAACTTATTGCCCATCAAGACGGTGAGAGTGCGGAGTTCAAGGAACTTTCGGCGAACCAGgatggggaacaccaagatcacCAGAGTGTGCAATTGAAGAATGCCTCATTTGAACAAGATCGTTCCCTCAAGGAGTCCGATGTGATTGAGCCTTCTCAAGGAAATGAACCTATTGAATTGATTGTCCATCAAGACAATGAGTCTGCAGAGTTCAAGGAACCTTCGGAGAACCAGGATGGTGAACACCAAGATCACCAGATTGTGCAATTGAAGAATTCCTCATCTGAACAAGATCCTTTCCTGAAGGTTTCTGATGTGATTGAGCCTTCTCAAGGAAATGAATCTGTTGAACTGATTGCCCATCAAGACGGTGAGAGTGCTGAGTTAAAGGAACCTTTGGTGAACCTGgatggggaacaccaagatcacCAAAGTGTGCAATTGAAGAAATCTTCATCTGAACAAGATCCTTCCCTCAAG GCGGTTGGGTCTCTAGAAGTTGAAATCCCTTTGTCTGCAGAAGAATCTGGTACTGTTAAAGATGATGCAGATGAACCAAAGGCTAAAGATTTACAAGATTATCGGCCTCTGCTTGCTGACAGAAATATCAGAGAAGGTTCATCTAGCCATACCAAGGTGGAGAAGCCTGCTGTGCAGGAAACACAAAAAGTTGAGAACAGAGGACCAGGAATTCAGTCTGCTCAAAATATTGGTTCATCAGCTGGAAATTCCACAAATCCTGCTCTTGCTCTTCCACCTCGTCCTGCTGGTCTTGGGAGTGCTCCACTGTTGGGAGCTGCTCATCGTGCACTGCAACAGCCTCGAGCAAATGAATCTATACCTCAGCGGCAAACTCAACTCGTTGAAGACCCTATGAATGGGGAGGCTGAGGAGAATGATGATGAAGCCCGTGAAAAACTCCAGATGATCAGGGTAAAGTTCCTGCGTCTTGCTCATAGGCTTGGCCAGACTCCCCATAATGTTGTTGTTGCTCAGGTCCTGTACAGGCTAGGGTTAGCAGAACAGCTGCAAGGGGGAAACACAACTCGTGCTGGTGCCTTTAGCTTTGACAGAGCAAGTGCAATGGCTGAGCAACTTGAGGCAGCTGGGCAGGAACCCCTTGATTTTTCTTGCACAATCATGGTTATTGGAAAGACAGGAGTTGGTAAAAGTGCAACTGTCAATTCAATATTTGATGAAGTCAAGTTCAGCACTAATGCATTCAACATGGGCACTAAGAAGGTTCAGGACGTGGTGGGAACCGTTCAGGGGATCAAGGTGCGGGTGATTGATACGCCTGGCCTCCTACCTTCCTGGTCAGATCAACGTCATAACGAGAAGGTCCTCCATTCTGTTAAGCGTTTCATAAAAAACACACCTCCAGATATTGTTTTGTATCTTGATAGACTGGACATGCAAAGCAGGGATTTTGGTGATATGCCATTGCTGCGAACAATTACAGAGATATTCGGACCATCTATTTGGTTCAATGCGATTGTAGTTCTGACTCATGCTGCTTCTGCACCTCCTGATGGTCCAACTGGCACTGCTTCAAGTTATGAGACTTTTGTAACTCAGCGGTCCCATATGGTTCAGCAAGCCATTCGTCAAGCGGCAGGGGACATGCGACTCATGAACCCTGTTTCATTAGTGGAGAATCACTCTGCATGCAGAACAAACAGGGCTGGGCAGAGAGTCTTGCCAAATGGCCAAGTCTGGAAGCCTCATTTGTTATTGCTCTCCTTTGCATCAAAGATTCTGGCTGAGGCAAACACTCTTCTAAAGCTGCAAGATAGTCCACCAGGAAAACCTTTTGCGACTCGATCTAGGGTACCTCCTTTGCCATTTCTCTTGTCATCTCTTCTCCAATCAAGGCCTCAGTTAAAACTGCCTGAGGAACAATTTGGCAGTGATGAGGATGCTCTTGATGAGGACTCGGATGAGGCATCAGATTCAGATGAAGAGTCGGAATATGATGAATTGCCTCCATTCAAGCGTTTGACCAAGGCTCAACTGGCAAAGTTGAGTAAGGCACAGAGGAAAGCTTATTTTGATGAGCTAGAATATAGGGAGAAGCTTTTTATGAAGAAACAGctgaaggaggagagaaagcGGCGTAAATTATTGAAGAAAATGGCAGCTTTTGCTAAGGATTTGCCAAATGAGTACAATGAGAGTGCTGAAGAAGAAAGTGGTGGAGCTGCATCTGTGCCAGTTCCAATGCCTGATTTGTCCCTGCCGTCTTCATTTGATTCCGACAATCCCACTCACAGATACCGCTTTCTAGATTCCTCAAACCAGTGGCTTGTGAGGCCAGTTCTAGATACTCATGGCTGGGATCATGATGTTGGCTATGAGGGTATAAATGTAGAGAGATTATTTGTGATTAAAGAGAAAATACCCTTGTCCTTTTCTGGTCAGGTTACGAAGGATAAGAAAGAGGCTAACATCCAGATGGAATTAGCTAGTTCTGTCAAGCATGGGGAAGGGAAAGCAACTTCATTAGGTTTTGACATGCAGACTCTTGGGAAGGACATGTCATATACTTTACGCAGTGAGACGAGTTTTAGCAACTTCAGACACAATAAGACAGCAGCCGGTCTCTCAGTTACTCTCTTGGGTGATGCCTTATCAGCAGGAgtgaaggttgaagacaaatTGATTGTTAACAAACGGTTCCGGTTGGTTTTGACTGGGGGTGCAATGACTGGTCGTGGTGATGTAGCATATGGAGGCAGTTTGGAGGCAACCTTGAGAGATAAGGACTATCCTTTGGGTCGTACGTTATCGACTCTTGGGCTATCTATTATGGACTGGCATGGAGATCTTGCAATTGGATGCAATGTACAGTCTCAACTACCACTGGGACGTGCTTCAAATGTGATTGCTCGGGCAAATTTGAATAACAGGGGGGCTGGACAAGTTAGTATTCGTTTGAATAGTTCAGAACAGCTTCAGATAGCTTTGATCGGTCTAATACCCCTATTAAGAAAGCTAGTTGGTTATTCCCAACTGCATTTTGGACAATGA